The Hordeum vulgare subsp. vulgare chromosome 7H, MorexV3_pseudomolecules_assembly, whole genome shotgun sequence DNA window ACCAAGTTGAAAGTTGACATTTGATCGTGTTGAAAGCCTCCATCCGTAATTTCCTCTGAAATCTAAATTTCCCTAAAATATaatggaaaaaaataaaagaaaagcagGGAACCAACGTACCTTGCCGCGAAAGGGAAAACTGAAAACGAAAATAGTTCAGAGGGTTAGCTGAAAAATGTACGAATCCAGAAACTGGAAAGGGAAAACCAGGAGTCTTCGGGGGTCCACTCCGCGCGTGACACTTATCGCGCGTCTAGCACACGCGAAATATTCCTTCATTTCACGTGGAGGAGAGCTCGTCAACTAGTTGCTCTCCGATTTCACATTATCCGATACTGTAGAAAAAGAAGGAATTGGGGATACCCGGGTACTGGAGGCCCAGAGCGGCACGCGAGGCCCAGTAGAGAGAGACGTGGGGGAATGGTACGTGGGCCGACATTGTCTGGTGAGGGGAAGGAAGgcggaaagagagagagagagagagagagagagcgcagcGTAGGGACATCGTGACTGACCACCGGAGAGAGAGAAGAAAAGGAGAGGCTGCCAAGGTCGacggcggagaagaagaagaggcgatGGCGTCCGGGTGGGGCATCAACGGGAACAAGGGGCGGTGCTACGACTTCTGGCTGGACTTCAGCTCGTGTATGAGCCGCTGCCGCCAGCCCTCCGACTGCGGCCTCCTCCGCGAGGACTACCTCGAGTGCCTCCACCACTCCAAGGAGGTACCCATCCTTCGCCCCCCTTCCTCCCCTTGCTTAGATGGATAGAGATCTGTCCTTCCTCGTCTGATCTGCCGCCGCATCGCTGGCCGGCGGGTACCTAGATCTGTCGCCCGGGCCTCGTGTAATTCTTATCATAGGCGAGCCACTCCGGAATTTCAGACATTTCCGGTCTTTTTTGGCAGTATCGATACAGAGAGAAATCGATTGTTCTCGATGTGTTCTCGAACTTGGAGGGTTCATGTCAATACTGTCATGTGTTCATTTGTTATGTTCCGTCGTCAATGTGGCCTACTTGTGAACCGTCGACCTTCTGAATCGATTCAACGTAGCTGTGTGCGGGCAAAATAGGATTGCGCAGGGATCCTTTAACCATTGTAGGCTTGACAAATTAGGTCCGAGTTCTTACATGCTCCATTTCATTGCGTGTTGCAGTCAACCTTGATAAGCGTATTGTAAAGGATCATGTATCGGAGTCTTTTGCGCAATCATCTCTTAGGATGGTCCCTTAAACTGTGGCTCAGATACCCAACTACTTACATCTGTTATCTAGATTTTGCTTTCCGGATTATATCAAACTGTAGCTTCCTACTTTTGGTGATGGGATAAACTAATTAGGGCAATTGCTGATTCTAGGATGTGACTAGTAGAACCAAAAAATAAAAGGTAGAAATTATACTTAAGTATCTGTTACATCCTGCCATGCGTGATGGGATCGTATTATGAATTTTATGTTTTGTTTCAAAGTGATGATACACCTATTCCTTAGAACCATTTTCTTGGCAAAAAGAATTCCTTAGAACTAGCTTCTTTCCATTCATTGTTATTGAAGTATTCTCGGGTGCTAGATAACATGGCAGTCTGAACTCATATTATTCTGCACTTCCATTTCATTGTACCGGGTGATTTTATGAATCATCGTAAGCTGATCGTGAAATCGTGAACTTAGCATTTGTTATTTCTTTTACTGCAGTTCCAGCGCAGGAACAGGATCTACAAGGAGGAGCAACGTCAGATTAGAGCTGCTGCTCGCAAGGCCAAAGAGGAAGCCGAAGGAGCTCCTGCTGTTGCAGCTCACCACTAGCGTCCCTTTTTGATTTTTCTTATGCTTTTGTTTGCTGCAAGTGCTTCCATTATCGGCTATGAGCAAGGCAATAATTCCCTAAACATTCTACCCCTCCCACTCCATGACTTGTTCTAAAATCATGAGTTTGGTAAACTACCCTGGTCATGAAGTTTGTGCATGTTTGAGAGCGATAATAAACGCTTGATTCAATCATGAAACATGATGTTTGTGCACTGCATACCTTGGTAGTAATTTCATGGCATTTCTACGCGAGAAAGAGCAACATGATGGTTCAATATGATTCACAGCTGCACTTCAGGTGTTGAGGCTGTGCATGTTTCAGTTACTGAGATTGTTTGGATTCTACCTACCTTTCTCCTCGTGAATTGATTATcagtttatgaacttcaattgtcAAGATTTCCTGCAAAAAAAAAAACGTGAAGATCTTTCTTACGTTAATGCACATGGTGTGATTGTTCTTTGGAATGTTTTTGCTGCAAATGCAAACAGCAGGCTGCAATAATGTGGGCATGCGTCTGTGTTAAATTTGGTGTTTCAGCCGTTCATAAAG harbors:
- the LOC123411736 gene encoding NADH dehydrogenase [ubiquinone] iron-sulfur protein 5-B, producing MASGWGINGNKGRCYDFWLDFSSCMSRCRQPSDCGLLREDYLECLHHSKEFQRRNRIYKEEQRQIRAAARKAKEEAEGAPAVAAHH